The window AAAAGGAATGGGGGTAAACAATAGTGTATAGGATAAAAACGAGGATTGCCGCAGTCACACAAAGCGTTCCTTCGCAACGACAAAAAGCGTCGGTTAGCACCTCGTAATTCGTTCATAGACACATACTTTTTTACTGAAAGAAAAGACAAAAAAATAATAAGGATAAATACGAGGGTTGCCACGTCGCAATTCCTATGAAAACTATGGAATAAAACGCTCCTCGCAATGCCATAAAACGGCAGATAAAAACATAAAAGAAAGGCGTATGGGGTGTATCTACTCACTCTGGTACTACGGTGCATACACCTTCCCTTATTTTGCCTTCTCCCCTTGAGGGAGAAGGATCAAGGATAAGGGGGGTCTTTATGCCGACTAAGAGCAAAAGAATAGCAGAGGGATAAAATAGGAGACTCCCTCTATATGTCATTACGGACTTGATCCGGAATCTCGCTTTTCCTACTACTGTTAAGTGGATTAAGTTAGAGATCCTGAAACAAATTCAGGAAGACAAAATGGTGCGTTAGGATGGAATGGTGGGCAGGTAGAAGGCAGAGCCCCTCATTACTCGCAACGCCACAAAACGGTAATAAAAGAGGTGTAATTATAATGTTGTATAGAGAATTCGGCAAAACTGGTATAAAAATGTCGGTACTTGGTTTTGGAGCAATGAGGTTACCGACAGAAGAAAAAAACGGGGTCTCCACAATGGATACCGAAGAATCTATTAAAATTATTTTGAAAGGTTTTAAGTTAGGAATAAATTATATAGATACTGCTTTCATTTATGGAGATAGCGAGGTTGTTGTAGGTAAAGCATTAAAACAATGGAAAGATAGAGTATATCTTTCAACAAAAACCTTTGTTGGCAATTTTGAAAAGAGAGGCGATTATAGAAGGCGACTTGAAGAGCAACTAAAACGACTTGATGTGTCTTGTATAGATTTTTATCATTTTCATAGTATTAGTTACAATGATTTTGAAGAAAAAATTAAAAGATTGAAACTTATTAAAGAAGCAGAAAAAGCCCAAAGGGAAAACCTTATAAAACATATATCTTTTTCTACCCACGATAAACCAGAAGGAATAAAGAAAATTATTGAAGAAGGAGAAGTTTTTACTTCTATGTTGTGTCAATATAATCTTCTTGATAGAGTTAACGAGGGTATTATGAAATTTGCCTCAGAAAAAGGGTTGGCTGTGGTAGTAATGGGACCTGTTGGGGGAGGGCGGTTGACACACTCTGAACTTCTTATGAAAGAGGTTGGCGGAAAATGTAGCACAACCCCTGAACTGGCTTTAAGGTTTGTCTTTTCAAATCCATATGTAACTACTGTTATATCTGGTATGAGTAATCTTGATATGGTAGAGGAGAATGTAAGTGTTGCAAGTATTAAAAAACCTCTTACTAACCAAGAGTTAACATCTCTTAATAGGTTTATAGAAAAACGTAAAACTAAAGAAGAGATTCCTTGCACAGGGTGTAATTATTGTTTGCCTTGCCCTAAAGGGGTTACAATACCTTATATTTTTCAACTTATGAACTATGCCAAGGTGTATGGTTTAAAAGAACTTGCTATATCTCGATATAGCAATATAAAATCAACTGAAGAGGTAGAGAGAGAAAAAGCTGACGCTTGTGTAGAATGTGGGCAATGTGAAGAAAAATGTCCTCAAAAGATTGATATAATAAGTCAATTGAAAAAAATTCATAAAACTTTAAACTAATCTTTTTGTTTTTTTGTTCATTATTGCAAATTCTTGCGGTTTGCATTAATTTATTTACTTATAAGGAGAAAAATGGCTGATATATCTTTAACTCAAAAAATTAAAAGTTTTTCAATAAATGAAGGAGCCAGTCTTGTTGGTATTGCCTCAGTGTCAAGATGGGATAAAGCACCTATACAACATAGTCCTGTTGGTATTTTTCCTAAAGCTAAATCTGTTATAGTTTGTGGGATGCATATTCCAGACGCATGCGTGGAACTTGGAGCAGAAGATGACGTTAGGATATCTGGGCTTGCTTTTGTGCAAGGCAGCGCTACTCTTACGCTTGACCATCTGGCTTTTAAAATAGCAAGATTTATAGAGGAACTTGGGTGGAAGACTGTGCCGGTGCCAGCTACAGCGTTATGGAATTATAGGGTTCAACCTGGTGCTGAGCGTGGTTGGATGGCAGATATGTGCCATTATTATGCTGCGGCTTGCGCTGGACTGGGAGAGATAGGGTGGAATAACCTGTGTATTACTCCGCAATATGGAACACGTCAAAGATTTATAAGTATTATTACTGAAGCTGAACTTGTACCTGACCCTCTATATTCAGGAGACCCTCTTTGTGATAAATGTCTTCTTTGTGCAAAGAATTGTCCTACAGGAGCATTTGATAAAGAAGTTGATGGTGAATGTGTAATAGAGATTGAGGATAAAAAATATACTTTTCCCAAAAGAAATCTCTGGAGATGCGGGATAGGTGAAAACTTTCAATTAGATGTATTACAGGAGTGGCCAGAAAAGATAGATGAAAAGGTTATCGTTGAAGCTGCAGAGAAAGCTGTTAAAGAACATCCAGAATGGATTTTTGGATGGAAGATGGGGCAATGTTTTAAATGGTGTGTCAACCCTCAACGAAGGTATTTTGATAGAACATACTGTAAGTCTCCCAGAAGAAGAAGAGATTTTGAGATAGATAACAGTCCTGAGAATATAGATACAGTTACCAGAGAAGTTATGGCTTTAGCTTTTGAAAAAGGGGCTGATTATTTTGCAACTGTCAACCTTGATGATTTAAAAGAAAAAGGTATTGATGTCTCTAAAGAACTTCCCGATGCACAGGGAGCAATTATTTTGGGATTCCACTCTATTGCAAATCTTGTAACCAATTCAACTTTATGGACTAATGCACTTCTTGTTACTAACTTGATGGAAAAATATGGCTACTCTACCGTTACCCGTTCAAGTTTTAACCCTGAAGAAGTAGCTCAAGCTTGTGGGGTTGTAGCGCCTCTGGGAAAAGATGATTTAGATGGAAACGTTAGCAAGAAGTTTGAACTTGTTATTACATCTTGTCCCCTTGTTACAAATATAAAGCCTTTTGAGGATATAAGGGTTATATCTCATAAAAAGACTCAAGAAGAGATGTCTCAAATGATAAAAAACGCACTATGTTCAGCTGGGATGGATATGGTGGGTATTGCCGGGGCTGATGTTTTTGATGATATAGTGTATCAGGTTAACAACCTTTATAAAGAAGAAAATCAAGACTATTTTATTATCAGAAACAAGCCGTTAGAGTTAAGAAAAGGTGTGTGGGGTGGTCAAGCAATGCCTTACAATCCAGAAATTGTTAAAAGAGGAAAATTATTGAAAAAATCTTCTGAATATCTTCCTAATGCAAAAAGTATAATAGTTGCTGGAATGAAAACGCTTGATGGGGTGGTTGAAAATGTAGGTAAAGGTGCAGGAAAAAAGGCAGCACATTACCAGTATGCAATACACGATATAAGTCATGCTGAGATGAGAAAAATGTTGCAAAAGACTGCTAAACTTATCTCCGCTTTGGGGTATAAAGTTGCTTTTATCTCTTCTGCTGATACAGATTCTCACTTTTTGACTGCTAACCGTTTTGCTGCAGTTGCATCTGGGCTTGGAGAAATTGGATGGAACGGGCAGGTTCTTACTCCACAGTATGGTCCTAAACAGATTTTTGTTGCACTTGTTACAGATGCGCCTCTTGTTTCTGATGAATTATATAAAGGTGCACAGCTCTGCCAAAGGTGTTATAGGTGCGCTAAAGTGTGCCCTTCACAGGCAATTTCTCTGGAAGAAGAGATATCTGTGTCTGTTAACGGTAAAACTTTTAGTTGGGGAAAGAATGACCAACTCAGGTGTGATTGGGCGTGCAGATATGGTTTTATGAAAGAAGCAGGTCCTGGTTTTATCGGTTCTCAGACAGATTTTCCAGTTCCTGAAAAAATAACTCAAGAAATTGTAAGTGAAGCAATGATTAATTCTGACAGGTTGCAGAGACCATATTATAAAACTATTGTAGAGAAATGTTTTATTGAATGTCCTGCTGGCAAAAACAATAAGAGTGAGTATTAAAACTCCCATTCTTGTTCTTGTAGATTAAATTGTTCAGCAAGCCATTTGTAGGCAATTATTATGGACTCTTCTGTTGGTTGATGACCTGAGTTATGGTCGAAAAAACCTATTTTATTTTTTGCTCCATATATCCTATAAACCTTTTTCGCTTCGTTTATATACTGCCAACTGGCTGGTCTGTCGGCTTGACCGCCTATGAGTAGAAAAGAAGAAGGGGCATTTAAAGCAAGAAGTTGGTGATGTGCGAAGGAGAAATTTTTTTCAAAGATTTTGTCTCCGTAATACCAAGGGGCGTCCCAGTTGGTAAATTTCCATCCAATCCCAAAATCTGAGCCAATGATAGCTTTAATTCTTTTGTCCAATGCGCCTGCACAAAAAGCCATTTTGCCTCCTAATGATTGACCTATGATAAGAACCCTCTCTTTATCAATATCTTGTTGGCTTAAAAGTAAATCTGTTGCAAGCTTTGTGTCCCATATTAGTTTACCTATACCAGTCCAGTTAGGGTTATCTGTTAACAATTTTTTTGCTCCTGCTTTCCACCAAGCAAACCCTTCGTTGTTTTTAGGTTCAGGCACAATGTTAAACGGAAACGCTTCAGTGCAAACAACTACATACCCTTGTTGTACAAGGTGTTTACCAAATTGGACATTTCGTCTCTTAAAAATAGGTGTGTGTTCTGTTAAATTGTATCCAGCCATCTCGTCGGGGTGGTAATAAGGAACTATGGCACAAGGTTTTGGTGAAAAAGGTGTTTTTTTTGGTTCCATAAGAAGAAGCAGTTGCTCTGTCTCTGATCCTGTAGATTGTTTGTAAACTGTTCCTTTATAGTGAGGTTGCTCAAATTCTTCAATCTTTTCTACTTTTTTATCAAAATTGGTAAAAGACGGTTTTCCCAGAAGTTTTGACCAGTTTAATAATAACCTTTCTTTTAATATGTTCCAGTTTTGAAGATTTTCTTCCATATTTTCTGGAAACAATGGTTGAATATCTTCTTTTTCACCTAAATTTTTATATGCTGGCTTAGATAGTTTTTCAGAATATTTTTTTCCCATTTTCTTATTCCTCTTTACTCAAATATTTTTCCCTTTACCCTACAGGTTACGGTCAAGACTGCGGTATTGGATAGCTTCAGCAAGGTGATGAGGTTTTATGGTATCAGAGTTTTCCATATCGGCTATTGTTCGGGCAACCTTACGTATCTTGTCATAAGCTCTTGCCGAAAGATAAAGAGCATCGAGAGCTCCTCTAACAAGCATTCTACATTCATCGTTAAGTGCACAATGTTTTTTTAACTGTGAAGAGTTCATATGTCCATTAAAGAATACGTCAGTGCCTTCAAAACGTTTCTGCTGTGCTTTTCTTGCTGTTTCCACTCTTTTTCTTATAGATTTTGAATCTTCTTCTTCTACTTCTTTCATTAAAAGGTGGGGAGGTAAACTTGCGACGTCTACCTGTATATCAATTCTGTCGAGCAGGGGACCGGATATTTTTCTTCTATATTTAAGCATCTGACCAAGCGTGCAACGACATTGTCTGGCGTTATCTCCGTACCATCCACAAGGGCAGGGGTTCATAGAACCTACAAGCAAAAATCTGCTTGGAAATGTTAATCTTCCCTTTGCGCGGGATATACTTACTTTACCGTCTTCGAGGGGTTGTCTTAACACTTCAAGAACATCTCTATGAAATTCTGGTAGTTCGTCAAGGAAAAGTACTCCATTATGCGCTAAACTAACTTCGCCTGGTTTTGGAATACTTCCTCCTCCAATTAGAGCAATATTTGATATTGTGTGATGAGGGCTTCTATAAGGTCTTTGGGTAATAAGGCCTTCTCCAGGAAGTGTTCCAGCAATACTATGTATTTTTGTAATCTCAAGAGCTTCTACTAAGGTTAAGGAAGGAAGTATTGATGGGATTCTTGTGGCAAGCATAGTTTTTCCTGAACCTGGTGAACCAACCATAAGTACGTTATGTCCGCCTGTAACAGCAACTTCGAGAGCTCTCTTTGTATATGCTTGCCCTTTTACGTCCTTGAAATCTAAACCTTTACTTTGGTTAGAGGCAAAAAGTTCTTTTATATCGCTGGTTGAAGGTTGTATTTCAGTGTTTTTGGTAAGGAATGATACACATTCTCTAAGGCTACTTACAGGGTAAACTTCTATTCCCTCGATAAGAGAGGCTTCCGAACCATTCTCTTTTGGTACTACTATTTTTTTGGTGGTTGTTTTGGATAGTTCTACTGCCATAGGTAGGATTCCTTTAACAGGTCTTAAGGAACCGTCAAGAGCCAGTTCTCCAACAAAATAAAAGTCATCAGCAACATCAGGAGGTAGAATTTTTGAAGCAATAAGTATTCCTATGGCTGTTGGTAAATCAAAATAAGGTCCTTCTTTTTTTGTGTCGGCAGGAGCAAGGTTTATTACAAGTTTTCTGTTTGAAGGAAATTTAAATCCAGAATTTTCTATAGCAGGTTTGATTCTATCTCTACTTTCTTTTACTGCTTGGTCAGGCAACCCAACAACAGATATAGCAGGATAACCGTAACTAATATCTACCTCTACATCTATGGGGAATCCGTCAATACCCCATACAGTTAAAGATTTTACTTTAGCCAG of the bacterium genome contains:
- a CDS encoding acetylxylan esterase, whose product is MGKKYSEKLSKPAYKNLGEKEDIQPLFPENMEENLQNWNILKERLLLNWSKLLGKPSFTNFDKKVEKIEEFEQPHYKGTVYKQSTGSETEQLLLLMEPKKTPFSPKPCAIVPYYHPDEMAGYNLTEHTPIFKRRNVQFGKHLVQQGYVVVCTEAFPFNIVPEPKNNEGFAWWKAGAKKLLTDNPNWTGIGKLIWDTKLATDLLLSQQDIDKERVLIIGQSLGGKMAFCAGALDKRIKAIIGSDFGIGWKFTNWDAPWYYGDKIFEKNFSFAHHQLLALNAPSSFLLIGGQADRPASWQYINEAKKVYRIYGAKNKIGFFDHNSGHQPTEESIIIAYKWLAEQFNLQEQEWEF
- a CDS encoding aldo/keto reductase, whose amino-acid sequence is MLYREFGKTGIKMSVLGFGAMRLPTEEKNGVSTMDTEESIKIILKGFKLGINYIDTAFIYGDSEVVVGKALKQWKDRVYLSTKTFVGNFEKRGDYRRRLEEQLKRLDVSCIDFYHFHSISYNDFEEKIKRLKLIKEAEKAQRENLIKHISFSTHDKPEGIKKIIEEGEVFTSMLCQYNLLDRVNEGIMKFASEKGLAVVVMGPVGGGRLTHSELLMKEVGGKCSTTPELALRFVFSNPYVTTVISGMSNLDMVEENVSVASIKKPLTNQELTSLNRFIEKRKTKEEIPCTGCNYCLPCPKGVTIPYIFQLMNYAKVYGLKELAISRYSNIKSTEEVEREKADACVECGQCEEKCPQKIDIISQLKKIHKTLN
- a CDS encoding YifB family Mg chelatase-like AAA ATPase encodes the protein MLAKVKSLTVWGIDGFPIDVEVDISYGYPAISVVGLPDQAVKESRDRIKPAIENSGFKFPSNRKLVINLAPADTKKEGPYFDLPTAIGILIASKILPPDVADDFYFVGELALDGSLRPVKGILPMAVELSKTTTKKIVVPKENGSEASLIEGIEVYPVSSLRECVSFLTKNTEIQPSTSDIKELFASNQSKGLDFKDVKGQAYTKRALEVAVTGGHNVLMVGSPGSGKTMLATRIPSILPSLTLVEALEITKIHSIAGTLPGEGLITQRPYRSPHHTISNIALIGGGSIPKPGEVSLAHNGVLFLDELPEFHRDVLEVLRQPLEDGKVSISRAKGRLTFPSRFLLVGSMNPCPCGWYGDNARQCRCTLGQMLKYRRKISGPLLDRIDIQVDVASLPPHLLMKEVEEEDSKSIRKRVETARKAQQKRFEGTDVFFNGHMNSSQLKKHCALNDECRMLVRGALDALYLSARAYDKIRKVARTIADMENSDTIKPHHLAEAIQYRSLDRNL